The Canis lupus dingo isolate Sandy chromosome 4, ASM325472v2, whole genome shotgun sequence genome contains a region encoding:
- the FAM89A gene encoding protein FAM89A, giving the protein MSGAGAAAGVADAVRGLRVDGLPPLPKSLSGLLHSASGGGASGGWRHLERLYAQKSRIQDELSRGGASGGGARAAGLPAKPPNLDAALALLRKEMVGLRQLDMSLLCQLYSLYESIQEYKGACQAASSPDCTYALENGFFDEEEEYFQDHHTLHDGRERGPPRDLPLPVSSLSSSDWILESI; this is encoded by the exons ATGAgcggggcgggagcggcggcGGGGGTGGCGGACGCGGTCCGGGGGTTGCGGGTGGACGGGCTGCCCCCGCTGCCCAAGAGCCTGAGCGGGCTGCTGCACTCGGCGTCGGGCGGCGGCGCGTCGGGGGGCTGGCGGCACCTGGAGCGGCTGTACGCGCAGAAGTCGCGCATCCAGGACGAGCTGAGCCGCGGGGGCGCgagcggcggcggggcccgggccgcggggcTGCCCGCCAAGCCGCCCAACCTGGACGCCGCGCTGGCCCTGCTCCGCAAGGAGATG GTTGGCCTCCGACAGCTGGACATGTCCTTGCTTTGCCAACTCTACAGCCTCTACGAGTCCATTCAGGAATATAAGGGAGCGTGCCAGGCCGCATCCAGCCCGGACTGCACCTACGCTCTGGAGAATGGCTTCTTCGACGAGGAGGAGGAATATTTCCAGGACCACCACACCCTCCACGATGGGAGGGAGCGGGGCCCTCCGAGGGACCTGCCGCTGCCTGTCTCCTCGCTCTCCAGCAGCGACTGGATTCTGGAGTCCATCTAG